GTGGCGTCGATGCTGATTCACATCAATCATGAAGTCAGTCACGAGGGTGTGGCTGCAGGGAGAACGGATGCGGCGATGCCGACGTCAGCGCCTGAGGCCAAGGATAATTCAACAGCCAGTTCTGATACCATGACCAATGTGCAGGAAGCCGGCGTGGATGAAGCGGATCGTTATCGCATCGGTCGCGATCAGATCTATGCCCTCACGTATGGCAAGATTCAGGTCATCAATCGGGCCAGCCTGCAGCTGCAGGGTTCACTCGACGTTTCCGCCTGGTATAGCCCGCAGTTTTTCACCAAGGACGACCGCCTGATCATCGTCGGCCAGGCCGTGCGGGATCCGAATGAGGATCCAGGGGAGCAGCTCGAAACGGGCAAGCCTGTCGCCGCATCAAGCGCGCCGGCGTCCATGCCGTTTCCCGGTTTCCCTTATGGCAATCGCGTGAAAGTTGCCGTTTATAGAACGGCGGCTGGTCAGCTGCCCGTCCTTTTATCTGAATCCAAAATCGACGGACAGTATATCGAAAGTCGCCTCGTGCAGAATCAACTCGTCCTCGTCATCGGCGATCAGGTGAAGATGGAGCAGGTTCCCATCACGATCGAGGATTTTGCGGATGAGGAGTGGTATTCCGATCCCCGCGCTCGCGAATATTTTAAAGGCGCGTGGGTCAACAGCAAGCGCGACGCCAGCATTAAAATTGATGCGGACCAGCTGAATGGCATTCCCTGCCAGAACTATGTGAAACGTAAAATGGCGGACTGGGACACCAGCATCTCGAAGGTTCTGTCCTGGGACACGGCCAATCCCCAAAGCGCTTTCCAAAATCTTGGTGTGATCGGCCAGGGCGGGCAAATCTATATGACGACCGACTCCCTTTATCTTTTGAAAACTCAAGTCCAGTGGTTCGAGGAACGCTGGGGCGGCTGGAGCTGGATGGGCCGAGCCGATGAAAAACTCCTGATTCAGCAGATCGGTTTTGATGGCGCCACAGGTGCGTTAAAGCCATGGGCCGATGGTGAAGTGAAAGGTCGTATCAAGGATCGCTGGGCTCTGCATGGAATGAACGGAGGCGCGCAGCTGGCGATCGCCACGACCACAGGCTGGCTTTGGAATAACGGCGGCGAGAATCCCGCTCAGAATCACCTGACCATTCTGGAGCAGGATCCTGCCAGCCAGCGTCTGAACGTGGTCGGAAGCGTCGAAAACTTTGGAACCAATGAGGATATACGGGCCGTTCGTTACGTTGGAAACATCGCCTATGTCGTCACGTTCCGTCAGACCGATCCGCTCTTTGCCATCGACATTGCTGATCCCCGCGCTCCGAAGATGCTGAGTGGTTTGAAAATTCCTGGCTTCTCGACCTATATGCATCCTTTGGCCTCAGGCCGTCTTCTGGGTGTCGGTTTTGATGCCTTTGCCACGGGACAGGTCCAGGGTGTGCAGGTTTCGCTCTTTGATACCAGTGATCCGACGCTTATGAGTCGCCTGGATGTCAAAACCTATGGTGCGCGTGGTTCAGTCTCGGAGGTCAGCTCCAATCATCACGCCTTCTTCTTTGACAGCGCCAGCGGCCTTATCGGGATTCCCTTGGTCGAACTCTATAGCTATGGCAGTTTGAAGTTCAGTGGCGCACAACTTCTTGGCTTCGACGGCAACACGCTTGTCGATCGCGGTCGCGTCTCGCATCGGGATTTGATTCCCGCCTACTGTCAATCGCAGATGGCTTATGGTGGTCAGTCCCTGGATATCAATCGGCTCTACCGTGTGGACGATCGTTTGATCACGCTCTCCGCTTATGGAATGCGAGCCTATAATCTGGCCGATGCCACAAACGCTCTTGCAACCGTAGCCTTTCCCCTGCCTGCCGGTGAATGCCAGGCCGGCTACCCCATGATGCGCTGATGCCTGCTGAGAAAACCCACTCCGGTGGGTTTTCTCTCTTTTTTTGTCCTCTTCTCCTTGCCTGTCTCGCCCACCAGGATTAGAATTTCGGTTTGCGAATGGAGCGTTCATTCAGGGGAGGCGTTGGCCTATCATGAAGTATTTAAAATTCCTGGGCGTGCTGCTGGCGGCCTGTGTACTCGTAGCCTTGATCATCCTGGGTCTTGCGCATGGAAAATACACGAGCCTTGCGAAAGAACAGCAGCCGGAACCCAAAGATCTGGTTTTACGGGTGGAGCTGCAGGACAATTGGCTCGCCGATGGGGAACGCATTGCCCGGATGCGAGGCTGCAGTGATTGTCACGGCGCTGATTATGGCGGTAAAGCCTTCATTGATGATCCTGGAATGGGCTACTTCGTCGGTCGCAATCTGACCCGCGGCTTGGGTGGTATTGGAGCGGATTATCGCGTCGAGGACTTTGTGCGGGCGATTCGCTATGGGCAGAACAAAAATGGAAACTATCTTCGCTTCATGCCCTCGCTTGAATACGCGCAGATGAGCGATGAGGATCTGGGAAAGCTCATCGTTTATTTGAAATCACTGCCACCCATTGATCGCAATTTCAAGGATCTTTCGCCTGGACCCGTGGCGAAGGTCATGTTCCTGTTTGATAGGATGCCGCTTCTACTTTCCGGCATGCATATTCAAAGCGGGGCGCCTGTCTCCGTCGCTCCGAGTGAACATGCCGATTACGGTCGTTATCTGGCAGCGTCCTGTGTCGGCTGTCACCGACCTGATTATTCGGGTGGTCCCATCGCAGGCGTTCCCCCCAGCTGGCCGCCGGCCCCGGACCTTACGCCGCGCGGTGATTTTGCGAAATGGACCTTCGAGGAATTCAAGAAAGCTCTCACGACGGGCGAAAGACCGGACGGGCGCATCATGAATTCGCAGTTCATGCCATGGACCGCAACAGCGGCCTTCAATGAATTGGAATTGAGAGCCCTTCACAATTACCTGAAAAGCCTTCCATCGCCTGAAATTTAAGGCTTTTGTCGATCCGTCGACACAAAATTATTCTGTGCAAGGCACGGCGAATCCGCTAGAACGGGGGAAACCCCTTGGAGGAGTACCATGCTACGACGGATCTACTGTCTTTCCAGTTTATTCCTGTTCATCAGCTCAAGTCTCTTTGCCAAATCCTACACCATAGGTGGCGCAAGGCCTGCCACGCTTTTGACCCCAAGCCAGGTCAAAGCCGATCAGAAAATTCCTTTGCTGGTCTTTCTGCATGGCTACACCAGCAGCGGAGTGCAGTCGGATTCGTTTTTCGGAATCTCGCGACAGCGGGATAGCCTCAATTTCGCTGTGGCTCTGCCGGATGGCACTCAGAATTCGCGCGGCTACCGTTTCTGGAACGCGACACCGGAATGCTGCGACTTCGAACAAAGCGGAGTGGATGATGCCGGCTATATCGCGGGACTGATCCGCGAAGCCAGTGCCGTGGCGCCCATAGATCCCGAACGCGTTTATCTGATTGGCCATTCCAATGGCGGCTTCATGAGCTATCGCATGGCCTGTGATTATCCAGGTCTGGTGCGCGGCATCATCTCGGTGGCCGGAGCGTTTTATAGCAATCCCGCCCTGTGCAAAAATCCAGGTGATCTGAATGTTCTTCAGATCCATGGAACGGCCGATGACACCGTGCCGGTCGCCAATGGTGAAAGCGGACTTTCGTTCTGGTCGAAGCGTGGCCGCTGCGATGCCGCCGTGGAAAGCAAAGGGGCGCTTGACCTTGTCAGTGCCGGTGGAGCCGAGACGGATGCTGTGGTCTGGGACAATTGCCAGAATGAAACCAAGGTCGGCTACTGGCGCATCAATGGGGGCACTCACGCGCCTTATTTGAACAGCAGCTGGCTTCGCGCGGCGCTTGAATTCGTGAAGTAACCGCCCGGCAAGCATTTCCCGCCCTCCCTCGCCTATGATGGATAAACGTCATCAACGGCAAGGGGAGGCGGGATATGAACCTTCGGCAGATTCTGCAGGGTCTTATTTTCTTCGTAGTGTCCTTTACCAGCGGTACCTGTCTCTGTGCGGTCTATTTTGCTTTGGCTCCGCTGAATGAGGCGGCCGCCATCAAGAGCTGGGTGAATAAGCATCCCGGCAGCTGGTGGGTGGAAGGCGAAGATCGCTTTCTGATCGGCATGGATCATTGGGATCCCCAGAATACTCCGGGCGGCCCCCGCACCGTCGTCATCGAAGCGGCTGCAAAAAGTTCCCTCTATTTCCTGCAGGGATCAGGGTCTTTGCCTGCAGACAGTCGCGAATTGATCCGTGGCGGTCGCACCCGCGTCATTGAAAGTCCGCGTCCCCTGGTTTTGCGCAGTGATCATCATCAGCGTCTCCGTCCTTTAATGCCCAATGTGCAGCTCGTGCAAAAACTGCCCTGGTCATCCAGCCCCTTGAAGAAGATCAATTCGCTCGGCGCGGCGATCGATGCCGAGACCTGGCGCAGCGAAGTGGACGAACTCAGTCGCTTTTCACGTTACACCTATGGATCTGAAATCGAGGCGGCCCGCATGCTGATCAGCAGCCGCTTTCGGGCGCTGGGTCTGGAGGTCGAGGAGCTGAGTTTTGCCACGCCGCGCGGCATGGCGACCAATATCATCGCAAAACTTCCAGGGCGTTCGCGATCGGATGAAATTTATGTCATCGGTGCCCACTACGACAGCACCAGTGAAAAGCCTTTTGAATTGGCTCCGGGTGCCGAGGATAACGCGTCAGGCGCGGCGGGGCTTTTGTCCCTGGCTCGCGTTTTTGTCGATCAACCCCCCGAGGCCACGCTTCTTTTCATCGCATTTTCCGGTGAAGAGCAGGGTCTGCTCGGCAGTCGGGCCTTCCTTAACCCCTGGCTGGCGGATGGACGCGCGGCGCAGATTCACGGCGGCTTTATCATGGACATGATCGGCTATAGCGGGGATGCGGAGCTGGACTGTCTCCTGGAAACATCGGCTGCGACACGCACCCTTCTGAATCAAATCCAGGCGGCGCATGCCGATCCGGAATTGGTGCTGTCTGAAAGCCTTGATTACTGGGGCTCGGATCATGTCCCCTTTTTGGATAACAAGATCCCGACTGTGCTCTTCATAGAGAATGATTATCTGGACTATCCCGCTTATCACCGCAGCGCGGATAGCGCCGATAAAATTCATCCACAGCTTGGGCCGAAGATACTTGGTCTCATCGCGCAGACAATTGGCAGTCTGGCCTATTAGAAAATTTTTAGGGAAGGGGAACAGCAAATTGGTATTTGGAAAAATCCCGGAGCTTGCTGTTAAAATATTAAGGTATAAAAGTTCAAGCATCTCTCCATTCAAGAGCAGATGTCCAGAGAAACTCCGTCAAACTTGGTATAAAAAAAATTTTATACGCATTTCTTTCGTGGCGAACTCGTCAGCAACACGAGATTATGTTGGTCTGGGAAATGTCATCGAACATTTTTCAGAAAGTTATAACAAAAGCTTTTGAGAATGAGAGAGGCAAGTATGTTGAAGAAAGTCGCTATGATCGCCGTTGTTCTTGGTTTGGCTGCTCCTGCTATGGCAACTGAAGAAGCTGCCAAGACCAAAACTGAAGAGCATGCTAAGAAAGACGCGAAAAAAGCCAAGAAAGCAAAAAAAGAAGCTGCTGCTACCCAAGCCGCTGACAAAGCTGCTCCTGCTGCTGAAGCAGCTCCAGCTGAAACAGCTCCTGCTGCAGAAGCTCCTAAAGCTCCCTAATTATTATTGGGGACTTTTGTCAGGCCACCTTTCGGGGCTGGCCTGAAACAAGAGAAGGCCTGTTGGTCAAACAACAGGCCTTCTTCTTTTGTCTGCCGGGACGCTTCACTTCGAAAAATGCGGTAGCGCCATGCGTTCCAGATATTTGCCGACCATATCAACCTCGACGTTGATGATACCGCCGGGCGTCCAGGTCTGGACGTTGGTGCCCTCGATCGTGGCCGGAATCAGGGTCAGCCGCACATGAGAGGCCTGGGCCTCATCCTTCACCTCATTGATCGTCAGACTGATGCCATCCAGGGCGATTGAGCCCTTGGGAATCACATAGCGCGCCAGGTCCTTGCCTAAAGTCACCCAGATATTCCAGCCCCCGGGAAGCTGATCAATCGAACGAACCGTGGCCACGGCATCGACATGTCCGGCCACCATATGACCGCCGAGGCGATCACCGGCCTTGAGAGCGCGTTCCAGATTGACGAGAGAACCATTGCGAAGCTGCCCGAGACTGGTCCTGGCCAGCGTCTCGTGACTCGCATCAAAGGACATCGTGGTTTCCGAACGGCGGGTGACGGTCAGGCAGCAGCCGTTGACCGCAATGCTGTCGCCGAGCTTTTCCGCGTAGACATCCGCCCCGAGTATCGTCAGCGTGAGAACCTTGTAACCGTCCCGTTCCTCGATACTCTGGATGCGTCCCACCTGTTCGACGAGTCCGGTAAACATGGCTCTTCCTTTTCGCAGTTAAGTGGTCGGAGGATTGTTCCCCGGAGTCGGGGTTTCCCGATTGGTCTTGAGGCCGCGCAGTTCGCGCACGAATTCCTCAGGATCCTTGAAATCCTTGTAGATGGAAGCAAAGCGTACATAAGCCACATGATCGGTCTGACGAAGTTTTTTCATCACGAGGTCACCGATCTTGCTGCTTTGAATCACGCGGTCGCCCTCGGAACGCAGCTGGGCTTCAATCGCGGTCACCATGGCTTCGATTTGGTCCATCGAAATCTGCCGCTTGCGACAGGCCATGGTGATTGCGCGGATGATTTTTTCCCGACTGAATTCATCGAAGCTGCCATCCTTCTTTTTCACCTGGAGGATCAGCTCCTCCTCCTTTTCATAGGTGGTGAAACGATGATGGCATTTCAAACACGCACGACGACGCCGGATACTGCGGCCGTCAACGCTTACGCGGCTCTCCAGTACCTTCGTATCCAGGTAATCGCACTTGGGGCACTTCAAAGTTTCAGCCTTTCCATTGGGGATAAAGCGGGAAGCGCTTGCTGAGTTTCACGACTTCAGCGCCGATCGCCTGCAGTTTGGCTTCATCTTTGAAGTTATCGAAGGTTTCGCGCACCCAGCCAGCGATCTGCTGCATTTCAGAAGGACCCATGCCGCGGGATGTCAGCGCCGGGGTTCCCATGCGCACGCCGCTGGTCACGAAGGGGCTTCTGTTTTCGTTCGGCACCGTGTTCTTATTCACTGTGATATGGACCTTGCCGAGGGCGTCTTCCATATTCTTGCCGCTGAGCTCGGTCTTCGAGAAATCAAGCAGCATCAGGTGATTGTCGGTACCGCCGGAAACGAGTTTGAAACCTTTGCTGACAAGGGCGTCGGCAAGGGTTTTGGCGTTGGTGCGAATATTTTTCTGATACTCTTTGAACGAAGGCTTGAGGGCTTCCATGAAGCTGACCGCTTTCGCGGCGATCACATGCTCCAAAGGACCGCCCTGGATGCCGGGGAAAACAGCCTTGTTGAAGTTCAGCGTCTCATCATTCCAAAGGATCAGGCCACCGCGTGGTCCCCGCAGCGTCTTATGCGTTGTGGTCGTCACCACATGCGCATAGGGCACAGGGCTGGGATGTTCGCCCGCGGCGACGAGGCCGGCGATGTGAGCCATATCCACGAAAAGATAGGCGCCCACCGAATCGGCGATCTCACGGAACAGGCCGAAGTCGATCATCCGCGCATAGGCGCTGGCGCCGGCTATGATCATCTTGGGCTTCACTTCCTTGGCCTTGGCCGCGATCATATCGTAATTCAGGCGCTCGGTTTCAGGATCGACGCCGTAAAAGTGCGACTCATAGATACTGCCGGAGAAGTTGACCTTCGAACCGTGAGTCAGGTGACCCCCGTGCGAAAGATCCATGCCGAGGATTTTGTCGCCCGGCTGCAGAAGAGCCAGGAACACAGCTGCGTTCGCCTGCGCACCGGAGTGCGGTTGAACGTTGGCGAAGGAAGCGCCGAAAAGTTTTTTCGCGCGTTCGATGGCCAGCGTTTCAATCTGGTCGACGATTTCGCAGCCACCATAATAGCGTTTGCCGGGCAGGCCTTCCGCGTACTTATTGGTGAGAATGCTGCCCATGGTGGCGATCACCTCGGCGGACGCGAAGTTTTCCGAAGCGATCAGCTCCAGACCTTCTTCCTGACGTTTGAATTCCGCTTCAATGAGACCGTAGATTTCCGGATCGTGGCTTTGCAGTGAAGACCAGGGTTTCATGGGGGCCGTCCTTGTGTGGACCCTCAACGTTCGAGGGCGCGAATTTTATCGAGTCGGGTTTGGTGGCGTTTGCCTTCAAACTCTGATTTGATCCAGATGTGGAGATAGTCAAGGGCTCGGTCGTGATTCAAAACACGTTCGCCGAGGCAAAGGATATTGGCGTCGTTGTGCTGACGCGACATGCGTGCGGTGAATTCATCCCAGACCAGAGCGGCCCGGATGCCAGGAACTTTATTCGCGGCGATCGACATCCCGATGCCTGTTCCGCAAATCAGGATGCCGCGGGGAAGTTGGCCCTGGCTCACTTCTTTCGCGAGAGTCTGGGCATAATCCGGATAGTCGACCGAATCCGCGTCGTTCACGGGAACTCCAAAGTCGACGACTTCGTGCCCGAGAGAACGGAGATACTGGCTCACCTTTTCCTTGAGTACCCGACCTCCATGGTCAGAGGCAATGCCGATGCGTTCGCTCATAGTCTACGCCTTCCGATGCATTTGCTGCGAGAGTACGATGGGAAAGGAGGACGGAATTAAACTTCTTTGGCTTTCTTGATGTAGCCAACAGCGTCTTCGACCGTGCGGATGCTTTCAGCTTCTTCATCAGGGATATCGATGCCGAAAGCTTCTTCCATCGCCATGACCAGCTCAACGATGTCCAGTGAATCCGCGCCCAGGTCTTCGATGAATTTAGCTTTGCTGATGACAGCGGCTTCTTCAACGCCGAGTTGATTCACAACGATTTTCTTCAATTGACTTTCGATGTCGAGCGACATGGGCTATCCTCCAATTTGGCATATACTTGCCTTATGTTCATCTAAGGAACCAGAAAGTCTAGGGGAATGCAAGGGAATAGTTGGCCCATCTGTGAAAGGTGAAACCCATGAAGGAGGTGCCTGACAAGGCCCTCTTGAGGGCCCAGGACTTTCCCGCTATCTTGTGCAGATTGCTTGACTAACCGAACGGGGGACTTTGCTTTGTCACTGTGGACAGCGCCTTTGCTGGTGGTATCGGACATTCACTTGAATCACGCGGAGGATGACCGCAGCCGGCTGCTCCTCAATCTTCTGGAAGGCGCCAGCCGGAGTGAGGTCGAGTACCTCGTGCTGATGGGTGACATCTTTGACTTCTGCCTGGGATCGCATCCCTATTTTCAAAAAAAATTCAGCGCTATTGGCAAGGCGCTGGAAAAGCTTGTGGAATCCGGTACCCAGGTCATCTACCTCGAAGGCAATCACGAGTTCAAACTGGCATCTCTGCCCTGGAAGGGCGTTCAGGTGATTTCCGAAGGGACGCATACAATTCGTTTGAAAAGCGGCCACACAGTCCAAATGGCTCATGGTGACCTGATTTATTCACACAATATGTACCGAGCCTTTCGTCAGCTGGTGAAATCACCAGTTGTGACTGGCATTGCGCGGCTTTTGCCAGGGGCCTGGATGGATAGGCTGGCGACGAAAAGTTCCGAGGTGTCGCGGGCCCAGGATCAGTATCGAGAGATCGAACATGAGAAGATCCTGGGTGCGGTGGATGCCTGGCTGGAAGCCGGGTCAGGCGACTTCGGCATCTTCGGGCATTTTCATGTGCCTTATGCCGAACCGCGTCGCGATCAGCGCAAAGGTGGACTCTTCAGCGTCGAAAGCTGGGATCGTCCCAATGTTTTGGCGTTCAGGGACGGCGCTTTCTATCGTTATTATTTTAACGCCGAAGGGGACAAGGCCTGGCAGCCTGCGGAACCTTTGGTCCGCAAGCTTTTGCCAGGAAAATAAGGGTTGAGATCGCTACATGGCGGAGGGATAGGTTTCGGCCATATCACCATCATGCAGGGGTTTCAGATGCAAAGGATGCAGGGCGTGCGTTTGATCAAGGTAAATCAAAGCATCATAACGCCTGGGTAGGATGGTCGGCACATAGTTGCCGCGATGCTCGCCCTCCGGATGATACACCACGCCGATGGCGCGATGTCCCCGATCCTCCAGCATTTCATCACTGGCAAAATGCGGCGCGAAAATCAGCAGTTTGTTATCCGGGCCGACCCGGTGCAGGACTTCCTCCCAGCTGCCTTCACGGACCTGGGGACAGGGCATGACCTGCATCGGCGCTTCCCAGCGGCGCGAGGCGATGACCGATCCCTGGTAACCGGAAAAACCGACCAGCACCACGTTCTCTTCCCCATAGCGTTCGCGCACCAGCTGGCCGACATTCATTTCTCCGCTTTCCAGCATGTCGGTGAAGCGCGCATCGCCGATGTGCGTGTTATGCTCCCAGACGATGCCCTTGGCTACGTTGCCGTGATGCTCGTGGTGCTTCATGAGCTCATCGAGCGTTTCCACCATATGGAAATCCCGAATATTCCAGGACATGGGGCCGCCGCGCACCATGCTGCGATAATAAGCCTCGGCATTCTTCAAAACCCTTGCGTTCTGCTCGGCCTGCAGATGGGCTTCCGCATGTCGATCGAAGATCATCTTCCGCGTCTTCAGATGCTCCAAGAGTCCATGCACATGCTTTTCACAGGTCGCCTCCTTAAAGTAGGTGGCGCGCGCGTATTCATGGGCATTGCCCTGATAGCCGTTGAAGCAGTGAAAGACCTGCTCGACCATGCCCAAGGACTCCGGATCATACTTTTTGAGCTGCTGCGTAAGGGTCGACAGCGACTCCCAAAGACTATAAACATCAAGGCCGTAGAAGCCGACCTTGGAGCGTTCGGGCTGCTGATCATTATGGAGCTTCAGCCATTCGACAAGGTCGATCATCTCTTCATTCGCCCACATCCAGGTCGGCCAGCGGCGAAAGTTGGAAAGAACGCGGCGTGCGGATTGGGTCGCATCCAAACGGCCTTTCACATATTGGTTGATGATAAAGCAATCCGGCCAGTCCCCTTCCACGGCGATAAAGGAAAACTTCTTTTCCTCGACCAGCCTGCGGGTGATGGCCGTTCGCCATTGATAGTATTCGGACGTGCCATGCGACGCTTCGCCCAGCAGCACGATTTTGGCTTGACCGATGCGTTCATGCAGAGGAGCCAGATCCTGTTCTTTTTTTATGGGCATGCAAAGGGCCTGCAGCTGTGAAAGCAGATCCTTGGATACAATGGGTTCGGTTTCCATGGTATTTCCCCTTCCCAAATTTTAAAGAGAAATGCTGACAGGCTCCGCGACCGATGACATGGCTGTTTCGAGGCTGTGTTCCTTGTATTTATGGTCATCAATGGTAATGGTGGTAAGGACGCGGGCATGGTCCCGCACGATCATCTGGTGGCATCTTTGAATCACCGGCATGATCGTATCCCAATCCCCCTGGATGCTGGTTCCTATGGGCCCGACCTCGTAATCGAGTCCGATCTTATCGAGGTAGG
This region of Oligoflexus sp. genomic DNA includes:
- a CDS encoding beta-propeller domain-containing protein codes for the protein MIRPLFKVSLSFSVTLFGLSACGVFTPKEKKEKTYDPFYVTNARLEAQRMALIQPELRQGMALYESCDALAAELNESVKLRWVQQRAQISDSVASMLIHINHEVSHEGVAAGRTDAAMPTSAPEAKDNSTASSDTMTNVQEAGVDEADRYRIGRDQIYALTYGKIQVINRASLQLQGSLDVSAWYSPQFFTKDDRLIIVGQAVRDPNEDPGEQLETGKPVAASSAPASMPFPGFPYGNRVKVAVYRTAAGQLPVLLSESKIDGQYIESRLVQNQLVLVIGDQVKMEQVPITIEDFADEEWYSDPRAREYFKGAWVNSKRDASIKIDADQLNGIPCQNYVKRKMADWDTSISKVLSWDTANPQSAFQNLGVIGQGGQIYMTTDSLYLLKTQVQWFEERWGGWSWMGRADEKLLIQQIGFDGATGALKPWADGEVKGRIKDRWALHGMNGGAQLAIATTTGWLWNNGGENPAQNHLTILEQDPASQRLNVVGSVENFGTNEDIRAVRYVGNIAYVVTFRQTDPLFAIDIADPRAPKMLSGLKIPGFSTYMHPLASGRLLGVGFDAFATGQVQGVQVSLFDTSDPTLMSRLDVKTYGARGSVSEVSSNHHAFFFDSASGLIGIPLVELYSYGSLKFSGAQLLGFDGNTLVDRGRVSHRDLIPAYCQSQMAYGGQSLDINRLYRVDDRLITLSAYGMRAYNLADATNALATVAFPLPAGECQAGYPMMR
- a CDS encoding c-type cytochrome yields the protein MKYLKFLGVLLAACVLVALIILGLAHGKYTSLAKEQQPEPKDLVLRVELQDNWLADGERIARMRGCSDCHGADYGGKAFIDDPGMGYFVGRNLTRGLGGIGADYRVEDFVRAIRYGQNKNGNYLRFMPSLEYAQMSDEDLGKLIVYLKSLPPIDRNFKDLSPGPVAKVMFLFDRMPLLLSGMHIQSGAPVSVAPSEHADYGRYLAASCVGCHRPDYSGGPIAGVPPSWPPAPDLTPRGDFAKWTFEEFKKALTTGERPDGRIMNSQFMPWTATAAFNELELRALHNYLKSLPSPEI
- a CDS encoding alpha/beta hydrolase family esterase, translating into MLRRIYCLSSLFLFISSSLFAKSYTIGGARPATLLTPSQVKADQKIPLLVFLHGYTSSGVQSDSFFGISRQRDSLNFAVALPDGTQNSRGYRFWNATPECCDFEQSGVDDAGYIAGLIREASAVAPIDPERVYLIGHSNGGFMSYRMACDYPGLVRGIISVAGAFYSNPALCKNPGDLNVLQIHGTADDTVPVANGESGLSFWSKRGRCDAAVESKGALDLVSAGGAETDAVVWDNCQNETKVGYWRINGGTHAPYLNSSWLRAALEFVK
- a CDS encoding M28 family metallopeptidase gives rise to the protein MNLRQILQGLIFFVVSFTSGTCLCAVYFALAPLNEAAAIKSWVNKHPGSWWVEGEDRFLIGMDHWDPQNTPGGPRTVVIEAAAKSSLYFLQGSGSLPADSRELIRGGRTRVIESPRPLVLRSDHHQRLRPLMPNVQLVQKLPWSSSPLKKINSLGAAIDAETWRSEVDELSRFSRYTYGSEIEAARMLISSRFRALGLEVEELSFATPRGMATNIIAKLPGRSRSDEIYVIGAHYDSTSEKPFELAPGAEDNASGAAGLLSLARVFVDQPPEATLLFIAFSGEEQGLLGSRAFLNPWLADGRAAQIHGGFIMDMIGYSGDAELDCLLETSAATRTLLNQIQAAHADPELVLSESLDYWGSDHVPFLDNKIPTVLFIENDYLDYPAYHRSADSADKIHPQLGPKILGLIAQTIGSLAY
- a CDS encoding riboflavin synthase: MFTGLVEQVGRIQSIEERDGYKVLTLTILGADVYAEKLGDSIAVNGCCLTVTRRSETTMSFDASHETLARTSLGQLRNGSLVNLERALKAGDRLGGHMVAGHVDAVATVRSIDQLPGGWNIWVTLGKDLARYVIPKGSIALDGISLTINEVKDEAQASHVRLTLIPATIEGTNVQTWTPGGIINVEVDMVGKYLERMALPHFSK
- the nrdR gene encoding transcriptional regulator NrdR yields the protein MKCPKCDYLDTKVLESRVSVDGRSIRRRRACLKCHHRFTTYEKEEELILQVKKKDGSFDEFSREKIIRAITMACRKRQISMDQIEAMVTAIEAQLRSEGDRVIQSSKIGDLVMKKLRQTDHVAYVRFASIYKDFKDPEEFVRELRGLKTNRETPTPGNNPPTT
- the glyA gene encoding serine hydroxymethyltransferase, yielding MKPWSSLQSHDPEIYGLIEAEFKRQEEGLELIASENFASAEVIATMGSILTNKYAEGLPGKRYYGGCEIVDQIETLAIERAKKLFGASFANVQPHSGAQANAAVFLALLQPGDKILGMDLSHGGHLTHGSKVNFSGSIYESHFYGVDPETERLNYDMIAAKAKEVKPKMIIAGASAYARMIDFGLFREIADSVGAYLFVDMAHIAGLVAAGEHPSPVPYAHVVTTTTHKTLRGPRGGLILWNDETLNFNKAVFPGIQGGPLEHVIAAKAVSFMEALKPSFKEYQKNIRTNAKTLADALVSKGFKLVSGGTDNHLMLLDFSKTELSGKNMEDALGKVHITVNKNTVPNENRSPFVTSGVRMGTPALTSRGMGPSEMQQIAGWVRETFDNFKDEAKLQAIGAEVVKLSKRFPLYPQWKG
- the rpiB gene encoding ribose 5-phosphate isomerase B produces the protein MSERIGIASDHGGRVLKEKVSQYLRSLGHEVVDFGVPVNDADSVDYPDYAQTLAKEVSQGQLPRGILICGTGIGMSIAANKVPGIRAALVWDEFTARMSRQHNDANILCLGERVLNHDRALDYLHIWIKSEFEGKRHQTRLDKIRALER
- a CDS encoding acyl carrier protein, with amino-acid sequence MSLDIESQLKKIVVNQLGVEEAAVISKAKFIEDLGADSLDIVELVMAMEEAFGIDIPDEEAESIRTVEDAVGYIKKAKEV
- a CDS encoding UDP-2,3-diacylglucosamine diphosphatase gives rise to the protein MSLWTAPLLVVSDIHLNHAEDDRSRLLLNLLEGASRSEVEYLVLMGDIFDFCLGSHPYFQKKFSAIGKALEKLVESGTQVIYLEGNHEFKLASLPWKGVQVISEGTHTIRLKSGHTVQMAHGDLIYSHNMYRAFRQLVKSPVVTGIARLLPGAWMDRLATKSSEVSRAQDQYREIEHEKILGAVDAWLEAGSGDFGIFGHFHVPYAEPRRDQRKGGLFSVESWDRPNVLAFRDGAFYRYYFNAEGDKAWQPAEPLVRKLLPGK
- a CDS encoding erythromycin esterase family protein, with amino-acid sequence METEPIVSKDLLSQLQALCMPIKKEQDLAPLHERIGQAKIVLLGEASHGTSEYYQWRTAITRRLVEEKKFSFIAVEGDWPDCFIINQYVKGRLDATQSARRVLSNFRRWPTWMWANEEMIDLVEWLKLHNDQQPERSKVGFYGLDVYSLWESLSTLTQQLKKYDPESLGMVEQVFHCFNGYQGNAHEYARATYFKEATCEKHVHGLLEHLKTRKMIFDRHAEAHLQAEQNARVLKNAEAYYRSMVRGGPMSWNIRDFHMVETLDELMKHHEHHGNVAKGIVWEHNTHIGDARFTDMLESGEMNVGQLVRERYGEENVVLVGFSGYQGSVIASRRWEAPMQVMPCPQVREGSWEEVLHRVGPDNKLLIFAPHFASDEMLEDRGHRAIGVVYHPEGEHRGNYVPTILPRRYDALIYLDQTHALHPLHLKPLHDGDMAETYPSAM
- a CDS encoding thiamine-binding protein, coding for MIVQFSVNPMDSEHISEDINRITAYLDKIGLDYEVGPIGTSIQGDWDTIMPVIQRCHQMIVRDHARVLTTITIDDHKYKEHSLETAMSSVAEPVSISL